A genomic window from Hyla sarda isolate aHylSar1 chromosome 10, aHylSar1.hap1, whole genome shotgun sequence includes:
- the LOC130294252 gene encoding uncharacterized protein LOC130294252 encodes MYDGLDTVLSRQNTSLEYRSPPPEFRSPPPEFRSPPPGYRSPPPEYRSPPPEYRSPPPGYRSPPPEYRSPPPGYRSPPPEYRNTSLEYRSPPPEYRSPPPEYRSPPPEYRSPPPEYRSPPPEYRSPPPEYRSPPPEYRSPPPEYRSPPPEFRSPPPEYRSPPPEYRSPPPEYRSPPPEYRSPPPEYRSPPPEFRSPPPEYRSPPPEYRSPPPEYRSPPPEYRSPPPEYRSPLPGYRSPPPEFRSPPPEYRSPLPGYRSPPPEYRSPPPEFRSPPPEYRSPPPEYRSPPPEYRSPPPEYRSPPPEYRSPPPEYRSPLPGYRSPPPEFRSPPPEYRSPLPGYRSPPPEFRSPPPEYRSPLPGYRSPPPEYRNTSLEYRSPPPEYRNTSLEYRSPPPEYRSPPPEYRSPPPEYRSPPPEYRSPPPEYRSPPPEYRSPPPEYRSPPPEYRSPPPEYRSPPPEYRSPPPPPEYRSPPPEYRSPPPEYRSPPPEYRNTSQEYRSPPPEFRSPPPEYRSPPPEYRSPPPEYRSPPPEYRSPPPEYRNTSLEYRSPPPEYRSPPPEYRSPPPEYRSPPPEYRSPPPEYRSPPPEYRSPPPEYRNTSLEYRSPPPEYRSPPPEYRSPSPEYRSPPPEYRSPSLGYRNKSLEYRSPPPGYRSPPPEYRSPPPEYRSPPPEYRSPPPEYRSPPPEYRSTSLGYRSPPIQEPITGIQKPITVVQEPITGVQEPITGVQEPITGVQEPITGVQEPITGVQEPSTLIQEPITGIQEPITGIQEPITGVQENITGIQEPITGIQEPITGIQEPITGIQEPITGIQEPITGIQETITGVQEPITGVQEPITGVQEPSTLIQESITGIQEPITGIQEPITEVQETITGVQEPVTGIQESITGEPITGVQEPITGVQEPSTLIQEPITGIQKPITGIQEPITGVQETITGIQEPITGIQEPITGVQETITGVQEPITGVQEPITGIQEPITGIQEPITGVQEPSTLIQEPITGIQKPITGIQEPITGVQETITGIQEPITGIQEPITGVQEPTTRIQEPITGVQETITGVQEPINGVQEPITGVQEPSTLIQEPITGIQEPITGVQETITGVQEPITGVQEPITGVQEPITGVQEPSTLIQEPITGIQEPITGIQEPITGVQETITGVQEPITGVQETITGVQETITGIQEPITGIQESITGIPSLEYRSPSLEYRNPAP; translated from the exons ATGTATGATGGATTAGATACagtgctcagcagaca GAACACATCACTGGAATACAGGAGCCCACCACCAGAATTCAGGAGCCCACCACCAGAATTCAGGAGCCCACCACCAGGATACAGGAGCCCACCACCAGAATACAGGAGCCCACCACCAGAATACAGGAGCCCACCACCAGGATACAGGAGCCCACCACCAGAATACAGGAGCCCACCACCAGGATACAGGAGCCCACCACCAGAATACAGGAACACATCACTGGAATACAGGAGCCCACCACCAGAATACAGGAGCCCACCACCAGAATACAGGAGCCCACCACCAGAATACAGGAGCCCACCGCCAGAATACAGGAGCCCACCACCAGAATACAGGAGCCCACCGCCAGAATACAGGAGCCCACCACCAGAATACAGGAGCCCACCACCAGAATACAGGAGCCCACCGCCAGAATTCAGGAGCCCACCGCCAGAATACAGGAGCCCACCGCCAGAATACAGGAGCCCACCACCAGAATACAGGAGCCCACCACCAGAATACAGGAGCCCACCGCCAGAATACAGGAGCCCACCGCCAGAATTCAGGAGCCCACCGCCAGAATACAGGAGCCCACCACCAGAATACAGGAGCCCACCACCAGAATACAGGAGCCCACCACCAGAATACAGGAGCCCACCACCAGAATACAGGAGCCCATTACCGGGATACAGGAGCCCACCACCAGAATTCAGGAGCCCACCACCAGAATACAGGAGCCCATTACCGGGATACAGGAGCCCACCACCAGAATACAGGAGCCCACCGCCAGAATTCAGGAGCCCACCACCAGAATACAGGAGCCCACCACCAGAATACAGGAGCCCACCACCAGAATACAGGAGCCCACCACCAGAATACAGGAGCCCACCACCAGAATACAGGAGCCCACCACCAGAATACAGGAGCCCATTACCGGGATACAGGAGCCCACCACCAGAATTCAGGAGCCCACCACCAGAATACAGGAGCCCATTACCGGGATACAGGAGCCCACCACCAGAATTCAGGAGCCCACCACCAGAATACAGGAGCCCATTACCGGGATACAGGAGCCCACCACCAGAATACAGGAACACATCACTGGAATACAGGAGCCCACCACCAGAATACAGGAACACATCACTGGAATACAGGAGCCCACCACCAGAATACAGGAGCCCACCACCAGAATACAGGAGCCCACCACCAGAATACAGGAGCCCACCACCAGAATACAGGAGCCCACCACCAGAATACAGGAGCCCACCGCCAGAATACAGGAGCCCACCACCAGAATACAGGAGCCCACCACCAGAATACAGGAGCCCACCGCCAGAATACAGGAGCCCACCACCAGAATACAGGAGCCCACC CCCACCACCAGAATACAGGAGCCCACCACCAGAATACAGGAGCCCACCACCAGAATACAGGAGCCCACCACCAGAATACAGGAACACATCACAGGAATACAGGAGCCCACCACCAGAATTCAGGAGCCCACCACCAGAATACAGGAGCCCACCACCAGAATACAGGAGCCCACCACCAGAATACAGGAGCCCACCACCAGAATACAGGAGCCCACCACCAGAATACAGGAACACATCACTGGAATACAGGAGCCCACCACCAGAATACAGGAGCCCACCACCAGAATACAGGAGCCCACCACCAGAATACAGGAGCCCACCACCAGAATACAGGAGCCCACCACCAGAATACAGGAGCCCACCACCAGAATACAGGAGCCCACCACCAGAATACAGGAACACATCACTGGAATACAGGAGCCCACCACCAGAATACAGGAGCCCACCACCAGAATACAGGAGTCCATCACCAGAATACAGGAGCCCACCACCAGAATACAGGAGTCCATCACTTGGATACAGGAACAAATCACTGGAATACAGGAGCCCACCACCAGGATACAGGAGCCCACCACCAGAATACAGGAGCCCACCACCAGAATACAGGAGCCCACCACCAGAATACAGGAGCCCACCACCAGAATACAGGAGCCCACCACCAGAATACAGGAGCACATCactgggatacaggagcccaCC AATTCAGGAGCCCATTACTGGAATACAGAAACCCATCACTGTAGTACAGGAGCCCATCACTGGAGTACAGGAGCCCATCACTGGAGTACAGGAGCCCATCACTGGAGTACAGGAGCCCATCACTGGAGTACAGGAGCCCATCACTGGAGTACAGGAACCCAGCACCCTAATACAAGAGCCCATCactgggatacaggagcccatcactgggatacaggagcccaTCACTGGAGTACAGGAAAACATCACTGGGATACAGGAACCCATCactgggatacaggagcccatcactgggatacaggagcccaTCACTGGGATACAGGAACCCATCACTGGGATACAGGAACCCATCACTGGGATACAGGAAACCATCACTGGAGTACAGGAGCCCATCACTGGAGTACAGGAGCCCATCACTGGAGTACAGGAACCCAGCACCCTAATACAAGAGTCCATCactgggatacaggagcccatcactgggatacaggagcccaTCACTGAAGTACAGGAAACCATCACTGGAGTACAGGAGCCCGTCACTGGGATACAGGAATCCATCACTGGA GAGCCCATCACTGGAGTACAGGAACCCATCACTGGAGTACAGGAACCCAGCACCCTAATACAAGAGCCCATCACTGGGATACAGAAGCCCATCactgggatacaggagcccaTCACTGGAGTACAGGAAACCATCACTGGGATACAGGAACCCATCactgggatacaggagcccaTCACTGGAGTACAGGAAACCATCACTGGAGTACAGGAGCCCATCACTGGAGTACAGGAACCCATCACTGGGATACAGGAACCCATCACTGGGATACAGGAACCCATCACTGGAGTACAGGAACCCAGCACCCTAATACAAGAGCCCATCACTGGGATACAGAAGCCCATCactgggatacaggagcccaTCACAGGAGTACAGGAAACCATCACTGGGATACAGGAACCCATCactgggatacaggagcccaTCACTGGAGTACAGGAGCCCACCACCAGGATACAGGAGCCCATCACTGGAGTACAGGAAACCATCACTGGAGTACAGGAGCCCATCAATGGAGTACAGGAACCCATCACTGGAGTACAGGAACCCAGCACCCTAATACAAGAGCCCATCactgggatacaggagcccaTCACTGGAGTACAGGAAACCATCACTGGAGTACAGGAGCCCATCACTGGAGTACAGGAGCCCATCACTGGAGTACAGGAGCCCATCACTGGAGTACAGGAACCCAGCACCCTAATACAAGAGCCCATCactgggatacaggagcccatcactgggatacaggagcccaTCACTGGAGTACAGGAAACCATCACTGGAGTACAGGAGCCCATCACTGGAGTACAGGAAACCATCACTGGAGTACAGGAAACCATCACTGGGATACAGGAACCCATCACTGGGATACAGGAATCCATCACTGGGATACCATCACTGGAGTACAGGAGCCCATCACTGGAGTACAGGAACCCAGCACCCTAA